One Perca flavescens isolate YP-PL-M2 chromosome 14, PFLA_1.0, whole genome shotgun sequence genomic window carries:
- the LOC114568357 gene encoding CMP-N-acetylneuraminate-beta-galactosamide-alpha-2,3-sialyltransferase 1-like, which translates to MKSKGKVLIVLLCVTTICVSWKRYMSCSLPQNKSPCACERCLSEDDPWFMKRFNKSVEPFLSANYNLSEDAFNWWKRLQHEKGNLSTFRETVERMFLTVPPSPDVLESSPDRCRTCAVMGNSGNLRRSHYGSLIDFHDVIIRMNAGHTKGYEADVGTRTTHRIMYPESSVDLDNTTHLVLAPFKIQDLEWLTKALTTGFKGRSYAPIKSKIKSNMDLVMVLNPAFMRYVHDMWLEKKGRYPSTGFIALVLALHMCDEVSVFGYGADSDGNWSHYWEKLRNKKLKTGSHPGDTEYRIIQELDEQQKLKFYTGF; encoded by the exons ATGAAATCAAAAGGGAAGGTGCTCATTGTCCTGCTGTGTGTGACTACTATCTGTGTGTCTTGGAAAAGATATATGTCATGCTCCCTGCCTCAGAATAAAAGCCCCTGTGCTTGTGAGCGATGTTTATCTGAAGATGATCCGTGGTTTATGAAGCGTTTCAACAAATCTGTTGAACCATTTTTGTCAGCAAACTACAATCTCTCAGAGGACGCTTTCAACTGGTGGAAG CGCTTACAGCATGAAAAGGGCAACTTGAGTACCTTCAGAGAAACAGTGGAGAGGATGTTTCTGACGGTCCCACCCAGTCCAGATGTTCTAGAATCCAGCCCTGACCGCTGCAGGACTTGTGCTGTGATGGGGAATTCTGGTAATTTGAGGAGATCACATTATGGATCTCTCATAGATTTCCATGACGTCATCATAAG AATGAACGCTGGTCATACCAAAGGCTATGAAGCAGATGTTGGGACCAGAACAACTCATCGTATCATGTATCCAGAGAGTTCTGTGGATTTAGATAACACCACTCATCTTGTGCTGGCTCCATTTAAGATACAGGATCTTGAGTGGCTCACAAAGGCCCTAACCACAGGATTCAAAGGACG ATCATATGCACCaataaaatcaaaaatcaaatcTAATATGGATTTG GTGATGGTCCTCAATCCAGCTTTTATGAGGTATGTTCATGACATGTGGCTGGAAAAGAAGGGCAGGTATCCCTCCACTGGCTTTATTGCTTTGGTTCTTGCCCTGCATATGTGTGATGAG GTCAGTGTGTTTGGTTATGGAGCAGACAGTGATGGAAACTGGAGTCATTACTGGGAAAAACTCAgaaacaaaaagttaaaaactGGATCACATCCTGGAGATACCGAGTATAGAATAATCCAGGAGCTAGATGAGCAACAGAAACTCAAGTTTTATACAGGGTTCTGA